A single Dreissena polymorpha isolate Duluth1 chromosome 14, UMN_Dpol_1.0, whole genome shotgun sequence DNA region contains:
- the LOC127858552 gene encoding dynein light chain roadblock-type 2 isoform X2, translating to MSEVEETIKRIQSHKGVSGIIIVNADGIPIRTTLDNSTTVQYSGLIHQLAAKAKSTVRDLDPQNDLTFLRIRSKKHEIMVAPDNEYLLIVIQNPNAV from the exons TCTGAGGTAGAAGAAACCATCAAGAGGATCCAGTCCCACAAAGGTGTCAGTGGAATCATCATTGTCAATGCTGATG GTATCCCTATCCGAACTACCTTGGACAACTCCACAACAGTGCAGTACTCCGGACTGATCCATCAGCTGGCTGCTAAGGCCAAGAGCACAGTACGCGACCTGGATCCACAAAATGACCTTACATTCTTGAGAATCAGGTCAAAGAAACACGAGATTATGGTTGCCCCAG ATAACGAGTATTTGCTAATAGTGATCCAGAATCCGAATGCTGTGTAA